In the Peptoclostridium acidaminophilum DSM 3953 genome, one interval contains:
- the rsgA gene encoding ribosome small subunit-dependent GTPase A, translating to MLRGRIIKGVGGFYYIDTENGLYECKARGIFRKEKITPLVGDTVEIQVIDEETKKGVIERIFDRKSELIRPSISNVDTAVIIFAAKDPDPSFSLLDRFIVLAEKENLEIIICINKIDSDDTGAFLQVKKTYESCGYPIIAISTFTGEGLGELREAIEGKTVVFSGPSGVGKSSILNALDSNLQLKTGDISKKLGRGKHTTRHAELLRLDENTTVADTPGFSSLTVNHIAEKELKDYFVEFTKYEEDCRFFTDCIHESEPGCAVKKAVENGEISLRRYDSYIQLINEIRDSTRRYK from the coding sequence ATGCTTAGAGGGAGGATAATAAAGGGAGTCGGAGGTTTTTATTACATCGATACGGAAAACGGACTGTATGAATGCAAGGCAAGAGGAATATTCAGGAAAGAAAAGATCACCCCGCTAGTGGGAGATACCGTAGAAATACAGGTCATCGACGAGGAGACAAAAAAAGGGGTGATTGAGAGGATTTTCGACAGGAAAAGCGAGCTCATAAGGCCAAGCATATCGAATGTAGATACGGCTGTGATAATATTTGCGGCCAAAGATCCCGACCCCAGCTTCTCTCTGCTCGACAGATTCATAGTACTTGCCGAGAAGGAAAATCTCGAAATAATAATATGCATAAACAAGATAGACTCGGATGACACAGGTGCATTCTTGCAGGTTAAAAAGACATATGAAAGTTGCGGCTACCCCATAATCGCCATAAGCACATTTACCGGGGAGGGTCTTGGCGAGCTCAGGGAAGCCATAGAGGGCAAGACTGTAGTGTTTTCGGGCCCGTCGGGAGTGGGTAAATCCAGCATTCTGAATGCATTGGATTCAAACCTTCAGCTCAAGACTGGAGATATAAGCAAAAAGCTGGGCAGGGGCAAGCATACTACAAGGCATGCCGAATTGCTCAGGCTGGATGAAAATACTACGGTGGCTGACACTCCGGGCTTTAGCTCGCTCACTGTCAACCACATAGCAGAAAAAGAGCTTAAGGACTACTTCGTCGAATTTACAAAGTACGAGGAAGACTGCCGTTTTTTCACGGATTGCATCCATGAAAGCGAACCGGGCTGCGCAGTCAAAAAGGCGGTCGAAAACGGCGAAATATCACTGAGAAGATATGACAGCTACATTCAGCTTATAAACGAAATAAGGGACTCAACCAGGAGGTACAAGTAA
- the rpmB gene encoding 50S ribosomal protein L28: MARVCEICGKGRVSGNQVSHSNRHSKRSWMPNLRNVKAVVNGSPSKIRVCSRCLRSGKVERPM, encoded by the coding sequence GTGGCAAGGGTATGCGAGATTTGTGGAAAAGGAAGAGTATCAGGAAATCAGGTAAGTCACTCAAACCGTCATTCTAAAAGAAGCTGGATGCCAAACCTTAGAAACGTAAAGGCTGTTGTGAACGGTTCTCCAAGTAAAATAAGAGTATGTTCAAGATGTCTTCGTTCTGGAAAAGTTGAAAGACCTATGTAA
- the coaD gene encoding pantetheine-phosphate adenylyltransferase, which translates to MSKIAVYPGSFDPITKGHLDIIVRGSKLFDKLIVAVLKNQSKKSMFTIDERVDMLKLITNDIPNVEVDMFSGLLVDYCKDKEVNAIIRGLRAISDFEYELQMAQMNRQLNQEVETIFLTTSTQYSFLSSSLVKEVASLNGDIGEFVPDIVLNELNKKLKGDV; encoded by the coding sequence ATGAGTAAAATAGCAGTATATCCAGGGAGTTTCGATCCTATAACAAAAGGGCATCTTGATATAATAGTGAGGGGCTCAAAGCTGTTTGACAAACTTATAGTGGCAGTACTGAAAAATCAGAGCAAAAAAAGCATGTTTACAATAGATGAAAGAGTCGACATGCTTAAGCTTATAACAAATGACATACCCAATGTTGAGGTGGATATGTTTTCAGGACTGCTTGTAGATTATTGCAAGGACAAGGAAGTAAATGCAATCATACGGGGATTAAGGGCAATATCTGATTTTGAGTACGAGCTTCAGATGGCTCAGATGAACAGGCAGCTCAACCAGGAGGTTGAAACCATATTTCTTACTACAAGCACCCAATACTCATTCTTGAGCTCAAGTCTTGTGAAAGAGGTTGCAAGCCTTAATGGAGATATAGGTGAGTTTGTTCCTGATATTGTTTTAAACGAATTAAACAAAAAGCTAAAAGGGGATGTGTAG
- a CDS encoding nucleotidyltransferase, which yields MKVLGLITEYNPFHNGHAYHLDASKKETGATHTVAVMSGHFLQRGEPAIFDKWTRAKMAVMAGVDLVLELPTAYSSQSAELFAYGSVLTLDSIRIVDSICFGSESGDISRLSAVANILENEPSKFKVHLKEKLDSGLTFPRAREAALGLFLDCGTTAYGLCANDALGILRSPNNILSIEYLKSLSRLRSSIKPATIRRIAADYNSTQISGSICSATAIRECLKQGSSLEAISSVVPSASYSLMHSVAAAGLTPVTENSLLELLSYAVISKSDTLSSYCDIREGMDNKIKSEIRRAPSYDELLSSLKSKRYTMTAIKRMLMNILLGVKKADVEVFRRLSSVPYIRILAFNDKGTELLKKIKHSSKVTIINKVPRLDSISDETARKMLQYDIDSTDIFNIIYYAGCKHALRGSMDYIISPAYLSKKDRDF from the coding sequence ATGAAGGTTCTAGGCCTTATAACGGAATACAATCCCTTTCACAACGGGCATGCATACCATCTGGATGCTTCAAAAAAAGAGACCGGGGCTACGCACACAGTCGCAGTCATGAGCGGACATTTTCTCCAAAGGGGCGAACCTGCCATCTTCGACAAGTGGACAAGAGCCAAAATGGCAGTTATGGCCGGTGTAGACCTTGTGCTCGAGCTTCCAACAGCCTACTCTTCACAAAGCGCGGAGCTGTTTGCGTATGGCTCAGTACTCACACTCGATTCCATACGTATTGTAGACAGCATATGCTTTGGGAGTGAATCCGGCGACATATCCAGACTGAGCGCCGTGGCAAATATCCTTGAAAACGAGCCGAGTAAGTTCAAAGTCCATCTGAAAGAAAAGCTCGACTCGGGCCTGACGTTTCCAAGGGCCAGAGAGGCCGCTCTCGGCCTTTTCCTGGACTGCGGCACCACCGCATACGGCCTTTGCGCAAATGATGCGTTGGGCATACTGAGAAGTCCAAACAACATACTCTCTATAGAATATTTAAAAAGCCTGTCGCGCCTTAGAAGCAGTATAAAGCCCGCCACCATACGCCGGATAGCCGCCGACTATAACAGCACACAGATTTCAGGCAGCATATGCAGTGCCACGGCAATAAGGGAATGCCTCAAGCAGGGCTCCTCTTTGGAAGCGATATCCTCAGTGGTACCATCAGCATCATATTCTCTTATGCACTCAGTAGCCGCAGCCGGCCTTACACCCGTAACCGAAAATTCTCTCCTCGAGCTGCTCTCTTATGCCGTGATATCGAAATCAGACACACTCTCAAGCTACTGCGATATCCGGGAAGGCATGGACAACAAGATCAAATCAGAAATAAGACGGGCACCGTCTTATGATGAGCTGCTCTCAAGTCTCAAATCAAAGCGCTACACAATGACTGCCATTAAAAGAATGCTCATGAACATACTCCTTGGAGTAAAAAAAGCTGATGTTGAAGTGTTCAGGCGTCTTAGCTCTGTCCCTTATATAAGAATACTCGCTTTTAACGACAAGGGCACGGAGCTGCTGAAAAAAATCAAGCACAGCTCGAAGGTTACCATTATAAACAAGGTTCCCAGGCTGGATTCAATCAGTGATGAGACTGCGCGCAAAATGCTCCAGTATGACATTGATTCCACAGACATATTCAACATAATCTATTATGCGGGTTGCAAGCACGCTCTCAGGGGCTCGATGGACTATATCATTTCGCCTGCGTACCTTAGCAAAAAAGACAGGGATTTCTAA
- a CDS encoding Asp23/Gls24 family envelope stress response protein, which translates to MAGKIENKYGSIYIESEVVAKIAGRAAVECYGLVGLASKSVKNGIVELLKLENMSKGVTVELTEESLAIELYVIIQYGTKISEVAHNIMDRVKYSVEKQTGLDVTKIDIKVQGIRVGK; encoded by the coding sequence ATGGCTGGAAAGATTGAAAATAAATATGGCAGTATATATATAGAGTCAGAGGTAGTTGCAAAAATAGCCGGCAGGGCGGCAGTGGAGTGTTACGGACTTGTAGGGCTTGCCTCAAAATCAGTAAAAAACGGAATTGTAGAGCTTTTGAAACTTGAGAACATGAGCAAAGGTGTAACTGTCGAACTTACAGAGGAAAGCCTTGCAATCGAGCTTTATGTGATAATACAGTATGGAACAAAAATATCAGAGGTGGCCCACAACATAATGGACAGAGTCAAGTATTCGGTTGAAAAGCAAACGGGCCTAGATGTCACAAAAATAGACATTAAGGTTCAGGGCATAAGGGTTGGAAAATAA
- a CDS encoding DAK2 domain-containing protein, giving the protein MNQEFVDAKQLSEMIISGANNLENHRELVDKLNVFPVPDGDTGTNMSLTMNAAVEELISGNPLTISEIARAISKGSLMGARGNSGVILSQLLRGFANSIEGKDSLNIFDFAQALNQAAQMAYKAVIKPVEGTILTVSRETGEQSLELLKTKTSILEFFENIVQKAQLSLENTPNLLATLKEANVVDAGGKGIVLIFEGMHKALAGRPVEKQMEEHQKVEVELHSMQGEIKFTYCTEFILKTDKIDSEGMLRLIEDKGDSIMSVGDEDLIKIHIHTNEPGYLLQRALEYGELISIKIENMRLQHENRILGEAAEEKQDFKKYGIIAVAAGEGIASIFKDIGTDRVIEGGQTMNPSTNDFIEAIDKVDAEFIIVFPNNKNIIMAANQAKELSQKNVTVIPTQNIPQAFDAIIALNPDGDLQQNVDNMRNAIESVKVGDVTFSVRDTSIGGQAIKEGDIIGISQGELRSTGSDINSVAMEVLEAIVSEDDEIVSIFYGKDLSEEMANRLKQSAQKRFSNAEVEIYHGGQPVYYYIMSAE; this is encoded by the coding sequence TTGAACCAAGAATTTGTAGACGCAAAACAGCTTTCGGAGATGATAATATCAGGAGCCAACAACCTTGAAAATCACAGGGAACTTGTAGACAAACTAAATGTCTTTCCTGTGCCGGACGGGGATACAGGAACCAATATGTCGCTTACGATGAATGCTGCTGTAGAAGAACTGATTTCCGGTAATCCACTTACAATTAGCGAAATAGCAAGAGCGATTTCGAAAGGCTCTCTGATGGGCGCAAGGGGCAACTCTGGAGTAATACTTTCGCAGCTTCTGCGGGGATTTGCCAACTCAATAGAGGGCAAGGACAGCCTTAACATATTCGACTTTGCCCAGGCACTCAATCAGGCTGCCCAGATGGCTTACAAGGCTGTTATCAAGCCTGTGGAAGGGACTATACTCACCGTTTCAAGGGAGACAGGGGAACAGTCCCTGGAGCTGCTCAAGACAAAGACAAGCATACTTGAATTTTTCGAAAACATTGTGCAAAAGGCACAGTTGTCCCTTGAAAACACACCGAATCTCCTTGCAACCCTCAAGGAGGCCAATGTCGTAGATGCAGGTGGAAAGGGAATAGTGCTCATATTTGAAGGTATGCATAAGGCCCTGGCAGGCAGGCCTGTCGAAAAACAAATGGAAGAACATCAAAAGGTTGAAGTGGAGCTGCACTCGATGCAAGGGGAGATTAAATTCACATATTGCACCGAGTTCATACTCAAAACGGACAAGATCGACAGCGAGGGAATGCTAAGGCTCATTGAGGACAAGGGAGACAGCATAATGTCCGTAGGCGATGAAGATCTCATCAAGATACATATACATACGAATGAGCCGGGATATTTGCTTCAAAGGGCTCTTGAATATGGTGAGCTCATCAGCATAAAGATAGAGAATATGAGGCTCCAGCACGAAAACAGAATACTGGGCGAAGCCGCGGAAGAGAAACAGGACTTCAAAAAGTATGGAATAATTGCCGTGGCAGCCGGTGAAGGCATAGCCTCTATTTTCAAGGATATTGGCACAGACCGTGTAATAGAGGGCGGACAGACAATGAACCCAAGCACGAATGACTTTATTGAAGCCATAGACAAGGTTGATGCCGAATTCATAATAGTTTTTCCAAACAACAAGAACATTATAATGGCTGCAAATCAGGCAAAGGAGTTAAGCCAAAAGAACGTAACTGTCATTCCAACCCAAAACATCCCGCAGGCATTTGACGCCATAATTGCTCTGAATCCCGACGGGGATTTGCAACAGAATGTAGATAATATGCGCAACGCGATAGAAAGTGTCAAGGTAGGAGATGTCACATTTTCAGTCAGGGACACATCCATAGGCGGTCAAGCCATAAAGGAAGGCGACATAATAGGGATATCTCAGGGTGAGCTAAGGAGTACAGGAAGCGACATAAACAGCGTGGCCATGGAAGTGCTTGAGGCTATAGTGTCAGAGGATGATGAGATTGTGAGCATATTCTATGGCAAAGACTTGAGCGAGGAAATGGCAAACAGGCTCAAGCAGTCGGCGCAAAAAAGATTTTCTAATGCAGAGGTGGAGATTTATCATGGAGGCCAGCCGGTCTACTACTATATAATGTCCGCTGAATAA
- the rpe gene encoding ribulose-phosphate 3-epimerase, whose protein sequence is MIKLAPSILSADFANLEQDVRKVEAAGCEYLHIDVMDGHFVPNITIGPLIVDSLKKKGIGMVFDVHLMIENPDSYVEDFAKAGADIIVVHQEACRHLHRTIQNIKSHGIKAGIALNPATPVDTIKHVIGDIDMVLIMSVNPGFGGQSFIDSVLPKISQIREMASNMSLKLDIQVDGGIKPSNVRKVVEAGANVIVAGSAIFNSEDISATVAEFRKNSQF, encoded by the coding sequence ATGATAAAATTAGCGCCATCTATATTGTCGGCTGACTTTGCAAATCTTGAGCAGGATGTAAGAAAGGTTGAGGCTGCAGGGTGCGAATACCTGCATATTGATGTCATGGACGGTCATTTCGTACCCAACATAACGATAGGGCCGCTCATTGTGGACAGCCTCAAGAAGAAAGGTATAGGTATGGTTTTTGACGTCCATCTTATGATAGAGAATCCGGACAGCTATGTAGAAGACTTTGCAAAGGCAGGAGCAGACATAATAGTAGTCCATCAGGAGGCCTGCAGGCATCTTCACAGGACTATACAGAACATAAAATCGCACGGAATCAAGGCAGGTATAGCACTAAATCCTGCGACACCTGTGGATACGATAAAGCATGTGATAGGGGATATCGACATGGTGCTCATAATGAGCGTCAATCCGGGCTTTGGCGGCCAATCGTTCATAGACAGCGTACTGCCCAAGATAAGCCAGATAAGGGAAATGGCAAGCAATATGTCACTGAAGCTCGATATTCAAGTGGACGGAGGCATAAAGCCTTCAAATGTAAGAAAAGTTGTGGAGGCGGGAGCTAACGTAATAGTTGCAGGTTCAGCCATATTTAACAGCGAAGACATATCTGCAACTGTTGCAGAGTTCAGGAAAAACAGTCAGTTTTAG
- a CDS encoding ATPase, which produces MEVLKLLEELEDIIDESSSIPFGGKVLLDKKEALEIIKEVRIQLPDEIKQAEWINRERQRLLLEAQHEADSIIENAKSYVQEKVEASEIIKEAKKHADEMILEAQKLSKDIRMGANEYADDLLKGVQDNLEKLISTVSQNRVELGRIAKE; this is translated from the coding sequence ATGGAGGTTCTAAAGCTGTTGGAGGAACTTGAAGACATTATAGATGAGAGTTCATCTATACCGTTTGGAGGCAAGGTTCTTCTAGACAAGAAGGAGGCGCTTGAGATAATAAAAGAGGTCAGGATACAGCTGCCAGACGAAATCAAGCAGGCCGAATGGATAAACAGGGAAAGACAAAGACTGCTTCTGGAGGCGCAGCATGAGGCTGATTCGATAATTGAAAATGCAAAATCCTATGTTCAGGAAAAAGTCGAAGCCAGCGAAATAATAAAAGAAGCCAAGAAGCATGCTGATGAAATGATACTCGAGGCCCAGAAGCTGTCCAAGGATATAAGGATGGGAGCCAATGAATACGCAGATGATCTTCTGAAAGGCGTGCAGGACAACCTGGAGAAGCTGATCAGCACGGTTTCGCAAAATAGAGTTGAGCTGGGTAGAATAGCAAAGGAATAA
- the rsmD gene encoding 16S rRNA (guanine(966)-N(2))-methyltransferase RsmD, which translates to MRVVSGTARGTKLKSLEGLSTRPTLDRVKESIFNILNSDIDIYGSRVLDLFAGSGALGIEALSRGASRCVFVDKDAASIKIVKENLEKTRLVEKADVYMLEAGAAVSRLRGEKFDIVFLDPPYSRDMVPWILDAILSSDILSSKAVVVVEHEKTDEILNRYGSLAMYKTRQYGIVAVSFFELED; encoded by the coding sequence ATGAGAGTTGTTTCAGGTACAGCAAGAGGGACTAAGCTAAAGTCGCTGGAAGGATTAAGCACAAGACCGACTCTTGACAGGGTTAAGGAATCCATATTCAATATACTGAATTCAGACATCGATATATACGGGAGCAGGGTTCTCGACTTGTTTGCAGGCAGCGGAGCGCTGGGCATAGAGGCGCTTTCAAGGGGGGCCTCCAGGTGCGTTTTTGTAGACAAGGACGCCGCCAGCATCAAAATTGTTAAAGAGAACCTGGAAAAGACCAGACTCGTTGAAAAAGCCGATGTATACATGCTTGAAGCCGGTGCGGCCGTTTCCAGGCTAAGGGGAGAGAAATTCGACATAGTTTTTCTTGATCCGCCTTACAGCAGGGACATGGTACCTTGGATTCTGGATGCGATTCTCAGCAGCGACATACTTTCAAGCAAAGCTGTTGTTGTTGTCGAGCATGAAAAGACAGATGAGATATTGAACAGATATGGCAGCCTTGCAATGTACAAGACCAGACAATACGGCATTGTAGCAGTTTCTTTTTTTGAACTGGAGGATTAG
- a CDS encoding thiamine diphosphokinase, which yields MKAGILVNGTLEDGEFYKVQLSGCDYVISADGASNFAYTAGIVPDVIMGDMDSISSEARAFFESKGVAFEGFPSRKDFTDTELCMEHAKSKGAREIVLYGAIGSRIDHSLANIGLMYLIFKSGIKPGLVNETNEVFLIDSELELSGEKGDLVSVLPIMGDAKGVTLEGLEYPLCNYDIDFGRSIGVSNVMTGKTCRVSLKEGYLLVIKSKD from the coding sequence ATGAAAGCGGGAATATTAGTTAACGGGACACTAGAAGACGGAGAATTTTATAAAGTTCAGCTGAGCGGCTGTGATTATGTCATAAGCGCCGATGGGGCTTCTAATTTTGCTTATACTGCAGGGATAGTTCCGGATGTCATAATGGGCGATATGGATTCTATAAGCAGTGAGGCTCGGGCCTTTTTTGAAAGCAAGGGAGTTGCATTTGAGGGATTTCCATCGAGAAAGGATTTTACTGACACGGAGCTTTGCATGGAGCATGCCAAGTCAAAAGGCGCAAGAGAGATTGTGCTCTATGGCGCCATAGGCAGCAGGATAGACCATTCACTTGCCAATATAGGGCTGATGTATCTTATATTCAAAAGCGGTATAAAGCCAGGGCTTGTAAATGAAACAAACGAGGTTTTCCTGATTGACAGTGAATTGGAGCTTTCAGGAGAAAAAGGCGACCTGGTATCGGTGCTTCCGATTATGGGAGACGCTAAAGGAGTGACACTCGAGGGGCTCGAATACCCGCTTTGTAATTATGACATAGATTTTGGAAGGTCGATAGGCGTTTCGAATGTCATGACGGGCAAAACCTGCAGGGTGAGCCTTAAAGAAGGCTATCTGCTTGTGATAAAATCTAAAGACTGA
- the recG gene encoding ATP-dependent DNA helicase RecG: MKLSDSVQIVSGVGPKKQNRLNGIGIYTIEDLLHYFPRTYEDRSHFTQLSRLKAGEKACVKGRITGVENKKLKKNLSIIKIAVSDNEARVDLIFFNREHLLRGYKVGQEIKAYGKVKKNGKSTEIECSVIEFASADKSALGRIVPVYPSTEGLSSNEIEKIEKAALDDIVRQGEPGGMEDVIPADIRKRHKLCSVRYAIENIHAPSSRDALKIALYRLIFEEFFLMVCKAIYNGFKLRSNNAVRMAVSPAIPGIIERLPFSLTDAQRRAMDDIFEDMQGQNAMNRLIQGDVGSGKTVVAGIPMANCVLNGFQSIMMVPTEVLANQHFNSIKKMLSHEAIKIRLLTGSTRPAEKESIYEELGSGDIDILVGTHALIQPGIRLKRLGLAVTDEQHRFGVRQRLMLAEKGESPHFISMSATPIPRSLALAAYADMDISIIDELPKGRKAIRTQLFKKRDRQKAYAFALEQIKSGRQAYVVCPLIEASDEKNKSISVQHVYAELEAGIFKGHKVALLHGRLPQEQKQAVMADFENGITDVLVSTTVIEVGIDVKNASVIIIEGAEQFGLSQLHQLRGRVGRGECDSYCMLIQQGGNDESERLNVLVQSNSGFEIAEKDMLMRGPGEISGIRQHGYFKFKLADISRHVKILEAAKLCAKELFEADAELEGAQNTNLKAAVMAEAADEADIFVN, encoded by the coding sequence GTGAAGCTTTCTGACAGCGTGCAAATTGTAAGTGGCGTGGGTCCTAAAAAGCAAAACAGGCTAAATGGCATTGGAATATATACAATAGAGGACTTGCTCCACTACTTTCCAAGGACATATGAGGACAGGAGCCACTTCACCCAGCTTTCAAGGCTCAAAGCAGGAGAGAAAGCCTGCGTAAAGGGCAGAATCACAGGGGTCGAAAACAAAAAACTGAAAAAGAATTTGAGCATCATTAAGATAGCCGTAAGTGACAATGAAGCTCGAGTTGATCTGATTTTTTTCAACAGAGAGCATCTACTGAGGGGCTACAAGGTGGGGCAAGAAATAAAAGCATACGGCAAGGTGAAAAAAAACGGAAAATCAACAGAAATCGAGTGCTCTGTAATTGAATTTGCAAGTGCCGATAAGTCTGCACTAGGTAGGATAGTGCCTGTATATCCGTCTACTGAAGGGCTCAGCAGCAATGAGATAGAAAAAATTGAAAAAGCAGCCTTAGACGACATTGTAAGGCAGGGCGAACCAGGTGGAATGGAGGATGTCATTCCAGCAGACATAAGAAAGCGGCATAAGCTTTGCAGCGTACGATACGCCATAGAGAATATCCATGCCCCAAGCAGCAGGGATGCCCTTAAGATAGCCCTATACAGGCTCATATTTGAAGAGTTTTTTTTGATGGTATGCAAGGCCATTTATAACGGCTTTAAACTCAGAAGCAACAACGCCGTTCGAATGGCTGTTTCGCCAGCAATACCCGGAATAATCGAAAGGCTTCCGTTTTCACTTACGGATGCGCAAAGGCGGGCTATGGACGATATTTTCGAGGATATGCAGGGGCAAAACGCTATGAACAGGCTGATACAGGGCGATGTTGGGTCGGGAAAAACCGTGGTGGCGGGCATTCCCATGGCCAATTGCGTACTCAATGGATTTCAGAGCATAATGATGGTACCCACTGAAGTGCTTGCAAACCAGCATTTCAATTCCATAAAAAAAATGCTCTCGCATGAAGCTATAAAAATAAGGCTGCTCACGGGCAGCACAAGGCCTGCTGAAAAGGAAAGCATATATGAGGAACTCGGGAGCGGGGATATAGATATTCTAGTAGGCACTCACGCTCTCATTCAGCCGGGAATAAGGCTTAAAAGACTGGGGCTTGCAGTGACAGACGAACAGCACAGATTCGGAGTAAGGCAAAGGCTCATGCTTGCCGAAAAAGGCGAAAGTCCTCACTTCATTTCAATGTCTGCTACACCCATACCCAGGAGCCTGGCGCTGGCCGCATATGCAGACATGGATATAAGCATAATAGACGAGCTTCCAAAAGGACGAAAGGCGATAAGGACACAGCTATTCAAGAAAAGAGACAGGCAAAAGGCGTATGCATTTGCCCTGGAGCAAATAAAATCAGGGCGACAGGCATATGTAGTGTGCCCGCTGATAGAAGCCTCGGATGAAAAGAACAAGTCTATTTCAGTACAGCACGTATATGCTGAGCTAGAAGCCGGAATTTTCAAAGGACACAAAGTTGCATTGCTGCACGGAAGGCTGCCTCAGGAGCAAAAGCAGGCTGTAATGGCTGATTTTGAAAACGGCATAACAGATGTGCTAGTCTCGACAACGGTAATTGAGGTGGGCATAGATGTCAAGAATGCAAGTGTTATAATAATTGAGGGCGCAGAGCAATTTGGTCTCTCTCAGCTGCATCAGTTAAGAGGCAGGGTGGGGAGAGGAGAATGTGATTCATACTGCATGCTCATTCAGCAGGGTGGAAACGACGAAAGCGAGAGATTAAATGTGCTGGTGCAGAGCAATTCCGGTTTTGAAATAGCCGAAAAGGATATGCTCATGAGGGGACCAGGTGAAATCTCAGGTATCAGGCAGCATGGATATTTCAAGTTCAAGCTCGCGGATATCAGCAGGCATGTCAAAATACTCGAAGCTGCAAAGTTATGCGCAAAGGAATTGTTTGAAGCCGACGCTGAGCTTGAGGGTGCTCAGAATACCAATCTGAAGGCAGCGGTAATGGCGGAAGCAGCGGATGAAGCCGATATTTTTGTTAATTAG
- a CDS encoding HEAT repeat domain-containing protein — protein sequence MSKYETIRATPPNIEELESMARDKSSWRVRILAIDELRKWNCRRSREILSRLAETDAIEEVRIQAIRALEVFGEDADYGGTRVPDFEVYMHRASKVFRRMNADEAELEISKVMQLLKDQDPELYDIMEYYKSDKFEEWISQVYSDVRRRQKKQHVK from the coding sequence GTGAGCAAGTATGAAACAATTAGAGCAACTCCTCCGAATATTGAAGAGCTTGAAAGCATGGCAAGAGACAAAAGCAGCTGGCGCGTTAGGATACTTGCAATAGACGAACTTCGCAAGTGGAACTGCAGAAGGTCCAGGGAAATACTCTCAAGGCTGGCTGAAACTGATGCAATAGAGGAAGTGAGGATACAGGCCATTCGGGCTTTAGAGGTTTTTGGAGAAGATGCGGACTATGGAGGTACAAGGGTTCCTGACTTCGAAGTATACATGCACAGGGCAAGCAAGGTATTTAGGCGGATGAATGCTGATGAGGCTGAACTCGAAATTTCAAAAGTCATGCAGCTGCTTAAAGATCAGGATCCGGAACTCTACGACATAATGGAGTACTATAAAAGCGACAAATTCGAGGAATGGATAAGCCAGGTATACAGCGATGTGAGGAGAAGACAAAAAAAGCAGCATGTCAAATGA